The following proteins are co-located in the Halococcus salsus genome:
- a CDS encoding uroporphyrinogen-III synthase, with the protein MKVAIFRPDDDRLARAVSLLDSLGVEPVPDPMLAVEATGAAPREDSEFTVVTSKTGVELAAAAGWQPSGTVCAIGDATAAALRAAGYRVDLIPDEFSSVGLVAALEDRVAGQRCEVARSNHGSPVLTNGLERAGAYVHETVLYELVVPPEAGESATLAAAGELDGAVFTSSLTVENFLAAADERGVRAAAVDGLEDCVVGAIGEPTRATAEREGVSVDVVPESADFEVLARSVVAQLSE; encoded by the coding sequence ATGAAGGTCGCCATCTTCCGACCCGACGACGACCGCCTCGCGCGGGCGGTCTCGCTGCTCGACTCGCTCGGGGTCGAGCCCGTTCCCGACCCGATGCTCGCGGTCGAGGCCACGGGAGCCGCCCCGCGCGAGGACAGTGAATTCACCGTCGTGACGAGCAAGACCGGTGTGGAGCTCGCTGCCGCGGCAGGGTGGCAACCCTCGGGAACGGTGTGCGCCATCGGCGACGCGACCGCCGCGGCGCTCCGCGCGGCGGGGTATCGAGTGGACCTGATTCCCGACGAGTTCTCGTCGGTCGGGCTCGTGGCGGCGCTCGAAGACCGGGTCGCAGGCCAGCGCTGCGAAGTCGCCCGGAGCAACCACGGCTCGCCGGTGCTCACGAACGGCCTCGAACGTGCCGGTGCGTACGTCCACGAGACGGTTCTCTACGAACTCGTCGTTCCTCCCGAGGCGGGTGAGTCGGCGACGCTCGCGGCGGCGGGCGAACTGGACGGCGCGGTGTTCACCTCCTCGTTGACGGTCGAGAACTTCCTCGCGGCGGCCGACGAACGCGGCGTTCGCGCGGCGGCGGTCGACGGGCTGGAGGACTGTGTGGTCGGCGCTATCGGCGAGCCGACCCGCGCGACCGCCGAGCGCGAGGGGGTCTCGGTGGACGTCGTGCCGGAGTCAGCGGATTTCGAGGTACTCGCTCGCTCTGTTGTTGCGCAGCTTTCTGAGTAG
- a CDS encoding HAD family hydrolase has product MDPTGYDFWLCDLDGTLVDVEPGYVRRLLDRVGERLDRPFTDQEAEILWHGLAGQRNALIRSWNVDVERFWETLHAVEDPTERAAATYLHDDARAFLDALDVPVGIVTHCQRYLTEPVLAQLDLDDRFDTVVCCTGDIGWKPDPAPVELAMDEMGVSGRGAFVGDGAHDVGAAWNAGLDGVHLERHGHTRRGRCVRADHRLRDLHFSPRSGSPMANPTR; this is encoded by the coding sequence ATGGACCCCACCGGGTACGACTTCTGGCTGTGCGACCTCGACGGCACGCTCGTCGACGTCGAACCGGGTTACGTCCGCCGGCTGCTCGACCGCGTCGGCGAGCGCCTCGACCGACCGTTCACCGATCAGGAGGCCGAGATCCTCTGGCACGGGCTCGCCGGCCAGCGAAACGCCCTGATACGGTCGTGGAACGTGGACGTCGAACGGTTCTGGGAGACCCTCCACGCCGTCGAGGACCCGACGGAGCGCGCCGCCGCGACCTACCTCCACGACGACGCCCGCGCGTTCCTCGATGCCCTCGATGTCCCCGTCGGGATCGTCACCCACTGCCAGCGCTACCTCACGGAGCCGGTCCTCGCCCAGCTCGACCTCGACGACCGCTTCGACACCGTGGTCTGCTGTACCGGCGACATCGGCTGGAAGCCCGACCCGGCACCCGTCGAACTCGCGATGGACGAGATGGGTGTCTCGGGTCGCGGCGCGTTCGTCGGCGACGGCGCACACGACGTCGGCGCGGCCTGGAACGCCGGCCTCGACGGGGTCCACCTCGAACGCCACGGCCACACCCGCCGTGGTCGCTGCGTGCGGGCGGATCACCGTCTCCGGGACCTCCACTTTTCACCGAGGAGCGGTTCGCCAATGGCGAACCCGACGAGGTAG
- a CDS encoding A24 family peptidase: MNGATDLLRLLSLPVLAWAAARDLRTRRVPNRTWLPLVAFGAVLLTWDAWDTAAPGLFALRVAVGVGVVAPLGFAFWWLGAFGGADAKALAAVCVLFPLPPAYLLGTTTLPLSPVSGAFSLSILTDAVLLAGLVPLFLFVRNALAGRLSLAGFVGRPVDWRALPTTHGRLLARPNGLDAGLDLDALRMYLAWRGERLRDLRATPDRARDPASLPAEPHPPGDGAVGPITDGGRAVTHADQWGAAAFLDGLDGDAYGTTPARLREALDAVVARERLWVSPGIPFLVALFAGLCLALVYGDLLYTVVDALGLL; this comes from the coding sequence GTGAACGGGGCTACCGACCTGCTCCGCCTGCTCTCGCTGCCGGTGCTGGCGTGGGCTGCCGCTCGCGACCTCCGGACCCGCCGCGTGCCGAACCGGACGTGGCTTCCCCTGGTAGCGTTCGGTGCCGTCCTGCTCACGTGGGACGCGTGGGACACCGCCGCCCCCGGGCTGTTCGCCCTTCGGGTGGCGGTCGGCGTCGGCGTGGTCGCGCCGCTCGGCTTCGCGTTCTGGTGGCTCGGCGCGTTCGGCGGCGCGGACGCGAAGGCGCTCGCGGCGGTCTGCGTGCTCTTTCCCCTCCCACCCGCCTATCTCCTCGGTACGACGACCCTCCCGCTCTCGCCGGTCAGCGGGGCCTTCTCGCTCTCGATACTCACCGACGCGGTGTTGCTCGCCGGCCTCGTCCCCCTCTTCCTGTTCGTCCGGAACGCGCTCGCGGGTCGGCTCTCGCTCGCGGGGTTCGTCGGCCGCCCCGTCGATTGGCGCGCGCTTCCCACGACCCACGGCCGGCTGCTCGCCCGCCCGAACGGGCTCGACGCCGGTCTCGACCTCGACGCCCTCCGGATGTACCTCGCGTGGCGCGGCGAGCGCCTCCGGGACCTCCGGGCCACGCCCGACCGCGCCCGCGACCCCGCGAGCCTCCCCGCCGAGCCCCATCCACCCGGCGACGGTGCCGTCGGACCCATCACGGACGGCGGACGGGCGGTCACCCACGCCGACCAGTGGGGGGCGGCGGCGTTCCTCGACGGTCTCGACGGCGACGCCTACGGCACCACGCCGGCCCGTCTTCGGGAAGCGCTCGATGCGGTCGTCGCCCGCGAGCGCCTCTGGGTGTCGCCGGGGATCCCCTTCCTGGTCGCGTTGTTCGCGGGGCTCTGTCTCGCGCTCGTCTACGGCGACCTGCTCTATACGGTCGTGGACGCGCTCGGTCTTCTGTGA
- the hemC gene encoding hydroxymethylbilane synthase, translated as MNTREDTVRLATRSSDLALRQASTVKDRLETRRRTVELVEIETTGDQLRDDLIRRLGKTGAFARALDEAVLDGDCDAAVHSMKDVPTEDMEDLVVAGVPERAAPGDLLVTPDGTSFSDLPEGATVGTASLRRKAELLAARPDLDVLGVRGNVDTRIEKLLAPHRQREHERRVEAAEESEGNDESDGDDGNDDPVDFERTPQEWFEDLTEIERRSLEREVEDEFDAIVLAAAGLERIGLDRHVHTEALPPEQFVPAPGQGAIAVTARDDAFATTLNDALDHPRTRVETTAERVVLEELGGGCVAPMGAYAVLEGGYVHTSVRVLSEDGTEEVAATRDLPVERHPEAARDLAAELADDGAAELIERARDADEEAKRAT; from the coding sequence ATGAACACACGCGAGGACACCGTTCGCCTGGCGACGCGGAGCTCGGACCTCGCGCTCCGGCAGGCGAGCACCGTCAAGGACCGACTCGAAACCCGCCGCCGCACGGTCGAGCTCGTCGAGATCGAGACGACCGGCGACCAGCTCCGCGACGACCTTATCCGCCGACTCGGGAAGACCGGTGCGTTCGCCCGCGCGCTCGACGAGGCGGTCCTCGACGGCGACTGCGACGCCGCGGTCCACTCGATGAAGGACGTCCCGACCGAGGACATGGAGGACCTCGTGGTCGCGGGGGTCCCCGAACGCGCCGCGCCGGGCGACCTGCTCGTCACGCCCGACGGAACGTCCTTTTCCGACCTCCCCGAGGGGGCCACCGTCGGGACCGCGAGCCTTCGACGGAAGGCCGAGCTCCTCGCCGCCCGGCCTGATCTCGACGTGCTCGGGGTTCGCGGCAACGTCGACACGCGGATCGAGAAACTCCTCGCGCCGCATCGCCAGCGCGAGCACGAACGACGGGTCGAGGCGGCCGAAGAGAGCGAGGGGAACGACGAGTCAGACGGCGACGACGGGAACGACGACCCGGTGGACTTCGAGCGCACGCCACAGGAGTGGTTCGAGGACCTGACCGAGATCGAACGTCGCTCGCTCGAACGCGAGGTCGAGGACGAGTTCGACGCGATCGTGCTGGCGGCGGCGGGGCTCGAACGGATCGGTCTCGACCGCCACGTCCACACGGAAGCACTTCCCCCCGAACAGTTCGTCCCGGCCCCCGGCCAGGGCGCGATCGCGGTGACGGCACGCGACGACGCGTTCGCGACGACGCTGAACGACGCGCTCGACCACCCACGAACCAGGGTCGAGACCACCGCCGAGCGAGTCGTACTGGAGGAACTCGGTGGCGGCTGTGTCGCGCCGATGGGGGCCTACGCGGTGCTCGAAGGCGGCTACGTCCACACCTCGGTTCGGGTACTCAGCGAGGACGGCACCGAGGAGGTGGCGGCGACGCGCGACCTCCCCGTCGAACGCCATCCCGAAGCCGCGCGCGACCTCGCGGCGGAACTCGCCGACGATGGCGCGGCCGAACTGATCGAACGCGCCCGCGACGCCGACGAGGAGGCGAAACGGGCGACATGA
- a CDS encoding redoxin domain-containing protein, translating into MPDFDVVDLDPADNPEAGEAAPDFTRPLVNAEFWEDVALSELTDEGPLLLLFHSMDGAFPATYIWNEVRDRGWTDAITVVGLSISSPYEHKRLLKDRDVDARVFSDPQNGVAEEYGIVNDLDGMAGIEEPRPAAFVIDGERTIQYAWVAAEWPDFPDYDAIEAAIDDV; encoded by the coding sequence ATGCCCGACTTCGACGTGGTCGACCTCGACCCCGCCGACAACCCCGAGGCGGGCGAGGCGGCCCCCGACTTCACCCGGCCGCTCGTCAACGCGGAGTTCTGGGAGGACGTCGCGCTCTCGGAACTCACCGACGAGGGACCACTCCTCCTGCTCTTCCACTCGATGGACGGTGCGTTCCCCGCGACCTACATCTGGAACGAGGTCCGGGACCGTGGCTGGACCGACGCGATCACCGTCGTCGGGCTCTCGATCTCTTCGCCCTACGAGCACAAACGGCTCCTCAAGGACCGTGACGTCGACGCGCGAGTGTTCTCGGACCCGCAGAACGGCGTCGCCGAGGAATACGGCATCGTCAACGACCTCGACGGGATGGCGGGGATCGAGGAACCACGTCCCGCGGCCTTCGTGATCGACGGCGAGCGCACGATCCAGTACGCCTGGGTCGCCGCGGAGTGGCCCGACTTCCCCGACTACGACGCGATCGAGGCCGCCATCGACGACGTCTGA
- a CDS encoding CRISPR-associated protein Cas4 produces MSKHAFSDLRTAAYCPRQCYYRRQEDDRDPPPEVETRRELAFRYEELLDEADLATEPIAVTPTQFRTNLSCAKARFDAFDELCRPTERDVFLDGKECRGVAHKVLDLDPPVPSLVSAGSPPEDGVWHPQTVHAVAAAKALAWERETPIERAFVEYPTYGTIREVRLTTRRKAAYRATVHVLDSIDGPPPRLANTEKCESCEYRGDCGVKTRSLRSLLGFG; encoded by the coding sequence ATGTCGAAACACGCGTTCAGCGACCTCAGGACCGCGGCGTACTGTCCGCGGCAGTGCTACTATCGTCGCCAGGAGGACGACCGCGACCCGCCGCCCGAGGTCGAGACGCGTCGCGAACTCGCCTTCCGATACGAGGAGCTGCTCGACGAGGCGGACCTGGCGACCGAGCCGATAGCGGTCACGCCGACCCAGTTTCGGACCAATCTCTCCTGTGCGAAGGCCCGCTTCGACGCCTTCGACGAGCTCTGCCGTCCCACCGAGCGCGACGTGTTCCTCGACGGCAAGGAGTGTCGCGGGGTCGCGCACAAGGTCCTCGACCTCGACCCCCCGGTACCGTCGCTGGTCTCGGCCGGGAGTCCACCGGAGGACGGCGTCTGGCATCCCCAAACCGTCCACGCCGTCGCGGCGGCGAAAGCCCTCGCGTGGGAGCGCGAAACCCCGATCGAGCGTGCGTTCGTGGAGTATCCGACCTACGGAACGATCCGCGAGGTCCGACTCACGACCCGGCGGAAGGCCGCCTACCGCGCCACAGTTCACGTGCTCGACTCGATCGACGGCCCGCCGCCGCGTCTCGCCAATACCGAGAAGTGCGAGTCCTGCGAGTATCGCGGCGACTGCGGTGTGAAGACGCGCTCGCTCCGGTCGCTGCTCGGGTTCGGTTAG
- a CDS encoding hemolysin family protein, which translates to MSFTRFVPSVSPVPVRVDILGFSMSETTFTAIGVVVIVVLIGLSAFFSSSELAMFSLASHRVEAVVEEGKPGADTMQRLKSDPHRLLVTILVGNNLVNIAMTSISTGLLAIYLSQGAAVAVSTFGITALVLLFGESTPKSYAVEHPESWALTVSRPLLYAQYVLLPLVVLFDYLTRQINRITGGGTAIETSYVTRDEIQGMIETGGREGVIEEDEREMLQRIFRFNNTIAKEVMTPRLDVTAVDADSTVDEAIETCIHSGHARILVYEGDLDNAIGTVNIRDLVREDNYGESRDLELRDLIEPTLHVPESKNVDELLREMRADRLRIAIVIDEFGTTEGIVSVEDMIEEIVGEILEGGEREPIERIDDDTVLVAGEVNIEGVNDALGIELPEGEEFETIAGFIFNRAGRLVEEGETIEYEEVEITVESVENTRITTARVHRLPESEMDEADANQVEADVGED; encoded by the coding sequence ATGAGTTTCACCCGGTTCGTGCCGTCCGTGTCACCCGTTCCGGTCCGAGTCGATATCCTCGGGTTCTCCATGTCGGAGACGACGTTCACAGCGATCGGCGTCGTCGTCATCGTGGTGTTGATCGGGCTCTCGGCCTTCTTTTCGTCGTCCGAGCTCGCGATGTTCTCGCTCGCCTCCCACCGGGTGGAGGCGGTCGTCGAGGAGGGAAAGCCGGGAGCGGACACGATGCAGCGCCTCAAGTCCGACCCCCATCGACTCCTGGTGACGATCCTCGTGGGGAACAACCTCGTCAACATCGCGATGACCTCCATCTCGACGGGGTTGCTCGCGATCTACCTCTCACAGGGGGCGGCGGTCGCGGTCTCGACGTTCGGCATCACCGCGCTCGTGCTCCTCTTCGGCGAGAGCACGCCGAAGTCCTACGCGGTCGAGCACCCCGAATCGTGGGCGCTCACGGTCTCGCGCCCGCTGTTGTACGCCCAGTACGTCCTCCTCCCGCTCGTGGTGTTGTTCGATTACCTCACCCGGCAGATCAACCGGATCACCGGCGGCGGGACGGCGATCGAGACCTCCTACGTGACCCGCGACGAGATCCAGGGTATGATCGAGACCGGCGGGCGCGAGGGCGTGATCGAGGAGGACGAACGCGAGATGCTCCAGCGGATCTTCCGGTTCAACAACACCATCGCGAAGGAGGTGATGACGCCCCGGCTCGACGTCACCGCGGTGGACGCCGACTCCACCGTGGACGAGGCGATCGAGACGTGTATCCACAGCGGTCACGCCCGGATCCTGGTCTACGAGGGCGACCTCGACAACGCCATCGGCACCGTGAACATCCGCGACCTGGTTCGCGAGGACAACTACGGCGAGTCGCGCGACCTCGAACTCCGGGACCTGATCGAGCCGACGCTCCACGTCCCCGAGTCGAAGAACGTCGACGAGCTCCTGCGCGAGATGCGCGCCGACCGCCTCCGGATCGCGATCGTGATCGACGAGTTCGGCACCACCGAGGGGATCGTCTCGGTCGAGGACATGATCGAGGAGATCGTGGGCGAGATCCTGGAGGGCGGCGAACGCGAACCCATCGAGCGCATCGACGACGACACCGTCCTCGTGGCGGGCGAGGTCAACATCGAGGGCGTTAACGACGCGCTCGGGATCGAACTTCCGGAGGGCGAGGAGTTCGAGACCATCGCGGGCTTCATCTTCAACCGGGCGGGCCGGCTGGTCGAGGAAGGAGAGACCATCGAGTACGAGGAAGTCGAGATAACCGTCGAGTCGGTCGAGAACACCCGGATCACCACCGCGCGTGTCCATCGACTACCCGAATCGGAGATGGACGAGGCGGACGCCAACCAGGTCGAAGCCGACGTCGGCGAGGATTAG
- a CDS encoding alpha-isopropylmalate synthase regulatory domain-containing protein, which produces MNVLFGGSPETTPLSDTDAQFLDTTLRDGEQAPGVSLSPDQKVEIARKLDATGVSVIEAGSACTGAGERETISRVAQSNPDARVTSFCRGIRSDIDLALDCGVDGVNLVVPASERHIEQKVGTTRGGVVETTVELTEYARDHGLWVEVLGEDGSRADTEFLTELMGEALKAGADRVCYCDTVGYATPERTMEAVSALAELGPTSTHTHDDLGLAVTNALASLAAGADLVHTTVNGIGERAGNVALEEVAIALAEGYDVETVDTTGLYDLARTVADFTGIPLAPNKAVVGENAFTHESGIHTDGQLKDDAMYEPYPPETVGRERRLALGKHAGRAGVEAALAEHQVAVSPDELAEVTDRVTDLGDTGKRVTDADVLALAETVQGRERERRVELEDLTAASGNGTPAASVKLVVDGEERTASGTGSGPVDAAVKAVRSALGPRGDATLDSYHVDAITGGTDAVVTVEIEMTRDDQSVSVAASDTDITRASVAAMVEAFDRLLA; this is translated from the coding sequence GTGAACGTTTTATTCGGGGGCTCCCCCGAAACCACTCCGCTGTCCGATACTGACGCACAGTTTCTCGATACGACGCTTCGCGACGGGGAACAAGCCCCGGGCGTGTCGCTCTCGCCCGACCAGAAGGTCGAGATCGCACGCAAGCTCGATGCCACCGGGGTCTCGGTGATCGAAGCCGGGAGCGCCTGCACCGGCGCGGGCGAGCGCGAGACCATCTCGCGAGTCGCCCAGTCGAACCCCGACGCGCGGGTCACGAGCTTCTGCCGCGGCATCCGATCCGACATCGACCTCGCACTCGACTGCGGGGTCGACGGGGTCAACCTCGTGGTGCCCGCGAGCGAGCGCCACATCGAGCAAAAAGTCGGCACCACCCGTGGCGGGGTCGTCGAGACCACCGTCGAGCTCACCGAGTACGCCCGCGACCACGGCCTCTGGGTCGAGGTACTCGGCGAGGATGGGAGCCGCGCCGACACCGAGTTCCTCACGGAACTCATGGGTGAAGCCCTGAAAGCGGGCGCGGATAGGGTGTGCTACTGCGATACCGTTGGCTACGCGACCCCCGAGCGAACGATGGAGGCCGTCTCGGCGCTGGCCGAACTCGGCCCGACGAGCACCCACACCCACGACGACCTCGGGCTGGCGGTGACGAACGCGCTGGCCTCGCTCGCGGCGGGGGCCGACCTCGTCCACACGACGGTAAACGGCATCGGCGAACGTGCGGGCAACGTCGCGCTCGAAGAGGTCGCCATCGCGCTCGCGGAGGGCTACGACGTCGAGACGGTCGACACAACAGGGTTGTACGACCTCGCGCGAACCGTCGCGGACTTCACGGGGATCCCGCTCGCGCCCAACAAGGCCGTCGTCGGCGAGAACGCCTTCACCCACGAGTCGGGGATCCACACCGACGGCCAGCTGAAGGACGACGCGATGTACGAACCCTATCCGCCGGAAACCGTCGGTCGGGAACGACGGCTCGCGCTCGGCAAACACGCGGGTCGGGCGGGCGTCGAGGCCGCGCTCGCCGAACACCAGGTCGCGGTGAGCCCCGACGAACTCGCGGAGGTCACGGACCGCGTGACCGACCTCGGCGACACGGGCAAGCGCGTCACCGACGCCGACGTGCTCGCGCTCGCCGAAACCGTACAGGGTCGCGAGCGCGAGCGCCGGGTCGAACTCGAAGACCTCACGGCCGCGAGCGGCAACGGCACCCCCGCGGCCAGCGTCAAACTGGTGGTGGATGGCGAGGAGCGCACCGCCAGCGGCACCGGGAGTGGCCCGGTCGACGCGGCGGTCAAGGCCGTTCGGAGCGCGCTCGGTCCACGGGGCGACGCGACCCTCGATTCCTACCACGTCGACGCGATCACGGGTGGGACCGACGCGGTCGTCACGGTCGAGATCGAGATGACGCGCGACGACCAGTCAGTGTCGGTGGCGGCCAGCGACACCGACATCACGCGCGCGAGCGTCGCGGCGATGGTCGAGGCGTTCGACCGCCTGCTCGCCTGA
- a CDS encoding glutathione S-transferase N-terminal domain-containing protein yields MSQPQATDPITLYRLQACPFCERVVRRLQELDVAYESRFIEPLHSERTVVKRVSGKRTVPAIDDPNTGVTMSESANIVEYLDGTYGEGAA; encoded by the coding sequence ATGAGTCAGCCGCAGGCGACCGACCCGATCACCCTCTATCGGCTCCAGGCGTGCCCGTTCTGCGAGCGCGTCGTCCGTCGACTCCAGGAGCTCGACGTCGCGTACGAATCGCGGTTCATCGAACCGCTCCACTCCGAGCGCACGGTCGTCAAACGCGTCAGCGGCAAGCGGACCGTCCCCGCGATCGACGACCCCAACACGGGCGTCACGATGTCCGAGAGCGCGAACATCGTCGAGTACCTCGACGGTACCTACGGCGAGGGAGCCGCCTGA
- the cobA gene encoding uroporphyrinogen-III C-methyltransferase, protein MTGIVHLVGSGPGDPELLTIKARRLIDEADVVLHDKLPGPEILSTIPEGKREDVGKRAGGERTSQEYTNDRLVELAQEGNEVVRLKGGDPFVFGRGGEEMSHLAANGVDFDVVPGISSAFAGPELAGIPTTHRDHASCVSFVTGHEDPTKDESAVDWGALAATGGTIVVLMGVGKLPDYTAALREAGMDSQTPVALVERASRPEQRVVTGTLSTITEVAAEAEIEPPAITVIGGVVGERETLATRS, encoded by the coding sequence ATGACCGGCATCGTGCACCTCGTGGGGAGCGGCCCCGGCGACCCCGAACTCCTCACGATCAAGGCTCGCCGACTCATCGACGAGGCCGACGTGGTGCTCCACGACAAGCTCCCGGGCCCCGAGATCCTCTCGACCATCCCCGAGGGCAAACGCGAGGACGTCGGCAAGCGCGCGGGCGGCGAACGCACGAGCCAGGAGTACACCAACGACCGTCTCGTGGAACTCGCCCAGGAAGGGAACGAGGTCGTCCGACTGAAGGGCGGCGACCCATTCGTCTTCGGGCGCGGCGGCGAGGAGATGAGCCACCTCGCCGCGAACGGGGTCGATTTCGACGTCGTGCCCGGTATCTCCTCGGCCTTCGCGGGCCCCGAACTCGCCGGGATCCCCACGACCCACCGCGATCACGCCTCCTGTGTTTCCTTCGTGACGGGCCACGAGGACCCGACGAAGGACGAATCCGCGGTCGACTGGGGCGCGCTCGCCGCTACTGGTGGTACCATCGTCGTGCTGATGGGCGTCGGCAAACTCCCGGACTACACCGCCGCGCTCCGCGAGGCCGGGATGGATTCTCAAACGCCCGTCGCGCTGGTCGAGCGCGCGAGCCGACCCGAACAGCGGGTCGTCACCGGGACGCTCTCGACCATCACCGAGGTCGCCGCGGAGGCCGAAATCGAACCACCCGCCATCACCGTGATCGGTGGGGTCGTGGGCGAGCGCGAGACGCTCGCCACCCGCTCGTAA
- a CDS encoding L-threonylcarbamoyladenylate synthase, translating to MDPERVERAAESARSGELVVYPTETVYGLGADALSEPAVERVFEAKGRPRDDPVSFGVASVERATEYTHPTDREVEFMRAFLPGPVTVVVEAGGAIPEALTGGRERVGIRIPDHPVALDLLREAGPLTATSANRSGTGSARTVDEIDDSVRTACGAVLDAGELPGTESTVVDVSAGTIHRRGALADEIEAWIERN from the coding sequence ATGGACCCAGAGCGAGTCGAACGGGCGGCCGAGAGCGCCCGGAGCGGGGAGCTGGTGGTCTACCCGACCGAGACCGTCTACGGCCTCGGTGCGGACGCGCTCTCGGAACCGGCCGTCGAACGCGTCTTCGAGGCGAAGGGCCGACCGCGCGACGACCCCGTGTCGTTCGGGGTCGCGAGCGTCGAGCGCGCGACCGAATACACTCACCCGACCGATCGAGAGGTCGAATTCATGCGGGCGTTCCTCCCCGGTCCCGTCACCGTCGTGGTCGAGGCGGGCGGGGCGATCCCCGAGGCGCTGACCGGCGGGCGAGAGCGCGTCGGGATACGGATCCCGGACCATCCGGTCGCGCTCGACCTCCTTCGGGAAGCCGGCCCGCTGACCGCCACGAGCGCGAACCGGAGCGGAACCGGGAGTGCGCGAACGGTCGACGAGATCGACGACTCGGTTCGAACCGCGTGCGGCGCGGTGCTCGACGCCGGCGAACTCCCCGGTACCGAGAGCACCGTGGTCGACGTCTCGGCGGGGACGATCCACCGTCGCGGGGCGCTCGCCGACGAGATCGAGGCCTGGATCGAACGAAACTAA
- a CDS encoding DUF5828 family protein yields the protein MEESISGFKERGGWHDIVEHGERITNALVEFGAGDGEAFTEWDEWRPKNHERLDEDVNEKTAEQASIDEGAGERAGKDPNDDLRSAGEMLSASAANIDEPDEVAESVVDSVEYVARAADSVGRKAIRTVEDTVYRNVMTQVAPYYFDNELVSANLQRTDGARDGEYAGYVFEVNVNDDELKDEVSERLAEYEDRVDRWHVTTEKRTEMAEAAEGIEAPEPEQDTDFTTN from the coding sequence ATGGAAGAGAGTATTTCGGGATTCAAGGAGCGGGGTGGATGGCACGACATCGTCGAGCACGGCGAGCGGATCACGAACGCGCTCGTGGAGTTCGGTGCCGGCGACGGCGAGGCCTTCACCGAGTGGGACGAGTGGCGACCGAAGAACCACGAGCGCCTCGACGAGGACGTCAACGAGAAGACCGCCGAGCAGGCGAGTATCGACGAAGGAGCGGGCGAGCGCGCCGGCAAGGACCCCAACGACGACCTCCGGAGCGCCGGCGAGATGCTCTCGGCGTCCGCCGCCAACATCGACGAACCGGACGAGGTCGCCGAGTCGGTCGTGGACTCGGTCGAGTACGTCGCGCGCGCGGCGGACTCGGTCGGGCGGAAGGCGATCCGCACCGTCGAGGACACGGTCTATCGCAATGTGATGACGCAGGTCGCCCCCTACTACTTCGACAACGAACTCGTGAGCGCGAACCTCCAGCGCACCGACGGCGCGCGCGACGGCGAGTACGCGGGCTACGTCTTCGAGGTCAACGTCAACGACGATGAACTCAAGGACGAGGTCTCGGAGCGCCTCGCGGAGTACGAGGACCGGGTCGACCGCTGGCACGTCACCACCGAGAAACGGACCGAGATGGCCGAGGCCGCCGAGGGTATCGAGGCCCCCGAACCCGAACAGGACACCGACTTCACGACCAACTAA